In Populus alba chromosome 1, ASM523922v2, whole genome shotgun sequence, a single window of DNA contains:
- the LOC118056867 gene encoding pentatricopeptide repeat-containing protein At5g66520: MMSSSSLSSSLHCFPPPSLTFQNLKNNDRLIHNFNTPLELKQLHARLIKTNTPLSILPLTKVAFVCALSPSFSYAHQIFSHILEIPQTSIWNSCLIRFAEGDCPSNALLLFYQMRLFDVLPDTFTCSFVLKACLKLSDVVNGKIIHGLFQKLGFGSNLFLQNMILNLYGLCGEMGDAMLLFEKMPQRDAVTWNIVIAQLVKRGEIDGAYGFFLRMPNKNVRSWTSMISGFVQCGKPKEAIDLFMKLEDEAVRPNEVTVVSVLAACADLGDLDLGRSVHEYSTKSGFERNVHVCNTLIDMYVKCGCLENARRVFYEMEERTVVSWSAMIAGLAMHGQAEEALCLFSEMIKLGVKPNGVTFIGLLHACSHMGLIDEGRRFFASMTADYGVIPQIEHYGCVVDLFSRAGLLEEAREFILSMPIKPNGVVWGALLGGCKVHKNIDLAEEAIKHLSELDPLNDGYYVVISNIYAEAERWEDAARVRKLMKDRGVKKTSGWSSITVNGVVHEFVAGDQTHPQAEDICKIWDKLLVKMKRRGYAPKTSVVLLDVEEKEKEKFLYRHSEKLAVVFGLMTTPEGTPIRIMKNLRVCEDCHAALKIISGMTSREIIVRDRNRFHCFRDGQCSCRDFW, from the coding sequence ATGATGTCCTCTTCCTCTCTATCTTCTTCCCTTCACTGTTTCCCACCACCTTCCCTCACTTTCCAAAACCTCAAAAATAATGATCGCCTGATCCACAATTTCAACACTCCACTTGAGCTAAAACAACTCCATGCTCGccttataaaaacaaacactcctCTCTCTATCctccctttaaccaaagttgCTTTTGTTTGTGCTCTCTCCCCTTCCTTCTCTTATGCCCACCAAATCTTTTCTCATATCCTTGAAATACCTCAAACTTCCATTTGGAATTCTTGTTTAATACGTTTTGCTGAGGGCGATTGCCCTTCTAATGCCCTTTTGTTGTTTTATCAAATGCGTTTGTTTGATGTCTTGCCTGATACTTTCACTTGTTCTTTTGTCCTAAAAGCGTGTCTGAAACTATCTGATGTTGTGAATGGTAAAATCATTCATGGGCTTTTTCAGAAGCTTGGGTTTGGCTCAAATTTGTTCTTGCAAAATATGATCTTGAATTTGTATGGTCTGTGTGGGGAGATGGGTGATGCTATGTTGTTGTTTGAGAAAATGCCGCAACGAGATGCTGTTACTTGGAATATAGTGATAGCCCAGTTGGTCAAGAGGGGAGAGATTGATGGTGCTTATGGCTTTTTCTTGCGGATGCCTAACAAGAATGTTAGGTCATGGACTTCGATGATTTCGGGTTTTGTTCAGTGTGGCAAACCTAAGGAGGCTATTGATTTGTTTATGAAGTTGGAAGATGAAGCGGTGAGGCCGAATGAGGTGACTGTTGTTTCTGTTCTTGCAGCTTGTGCTGATCTAGGTGATCTAGATCTTGGGAGGAGTGTTCATGAATACTCGACAAAAAGTGGGTTTGAGAGAAATGTTCATGTTTGTAATACCTTGATTGATATGTATGTCAAATGTGGATGCCTGGAGAATGCCAGAAGAGTGTTTTATGAAATGGAAGAACGGACTGTGGTGTCATGGTCAGCAATGATTGCTGGGCTTGCAATGCATGGGCAAGCAGAGGAAGCTCTGTGTCTTTTCTCTGAGATGATCAAACTAGGTGTGAAGCCTAATGGGGTTACTTTTATTGGGCTCTTGCATGCATGTAGCCACatgggattgattgatgagggTCGTAGGTTTTTTGCTAGCATGACTGCGGATTATGGTGTGATTCCACAGATTGAGCATTATGGTTGCGTGGTTGACCTTTTTAGTAGGGCAGGGCTCCTTGAAGAGGCTCGCGAGTTTATCTTGAGCATGCCTATTAAGCCAAATGGAGTGGTGTGGGGGGCTCTCCTTGGTGGGTGCAAAGTTCACAAAAACATTGATTTGGCCGAGGAAGCAATAAAACACCTTTCTGAATTGGATCCTCTTAATGATGGGTACTATGTGGTTATATCAAACATTTATGCAGAAGCAGAACGATGGGAAGACGCAGCAAGGGTGAGGAAGTTGATGAAAGATCGAGGGGTGAAGAAGACAAGTGGGTGGAGTTCAATCACTGTTAATGGAGTGGTTCATGAGTTTGTTGCTGGAGATCAGACACACCCTCAGGCTGAGGATATATGCAAGATATGGGACAAACTACTGGTCAAAATGAAGCGTAGAGGATATGCACCTAAGACATCTGTTGTTCTGTTGGACgtggaggagaaggagaaggagaagttTTTGTATCGTCACAGTGAGAAATTAGCTGTGGTTTTTGGGTTAATGACCACGCCAGAGGGAACACCCATCAGGATTATGAAAAATCTCCGTGTTTGTGAGGATTGCCATGCTGCCCTCAAAATCATATCAGGGATGACAAGTCGAGAGATAATTGTACGTGACAGAAACCGTTTCCATTGTTTTAGAGATGGCCAGTGTTCTTGTAGGGATTTCTGGTAA
- the LOC118056778 gene encoding oligopeptide transporter 1, protein MRNLPGDYVKHHFEIDKAEDEEVNDNPIEEVRLTVPITDDPTQAVLTIRTWVLGLAACILLSFVNQFFQYRSNQLSIGSVTIQILVLPVGKFMAAKLPKKQVSIPFTKWSFSLNPGPFNMKEHVLITIFANCGAGGVYAVYIITITKAFYHRGLHPVAAMLLAQTTQLLGYGWAGMFRTILVDSPYMWWPATLVQVSLFRALHEKEKRKKGERTRLQFFAIVFVASFAYYIVPGHFFPSLSALSFVCWIWKRSITAQQIGAGLNGLGIGSFGLDWATVASFLGTPLAYPFFAIANTMVGFILVMYVLVPIAYWSNFREAKRFPIFTSHTFDEDGQIFNITRVLNEKTFDLNLVEYENYSKLYLSIFFAFLYGLSFASLTATLTHVALFDGKNIIKMLKKTTTAVKDEFSDVHTRIMKKNYAVVPQWWFTVILVISLALSLLAVEGFDRQLQLPWWGLLLACFIALVFTLPVGVVQATTNMQIGLNVITELVIGYMYPGKPLANVAFKTYGYISMTQALSFLGDFKMGHYMKIPPKSMFIVQLVGTVVSSTVYFATAWWLLSSVENICNPDLLPDGSPWTCPGSDVFYNASIIWGVVGPLRMFTDKGVYPEQNWWFLVGFLAPVPMWFLQRKFPEKKWIKLIHIPLILSASSAMPSAKTVHYWSWAFVGFIFNYIIYRRYKRWWAKHTYILSAALDAGVAFLGVILYFTLQSKDIYGPAWWGADVSDHCPLAKCPTAPGIKVKGCPVL, encoded by the exons ATGAGAAATTTGCCTGGTGATTATGTGAAGCATCATTTCGAAATCGACAAAGCAG AAGATGAAGAAGTGAACGATAATCCAATTGAGGAAGTCAGGCTCACAGTTCCAATCACCGATGACCCTACACAGGCAGTCCTGACGATTCGAACATGGGTTCTTGGGTTGGCAGCGTGCATCCTTCTTTCCTTTGTGAATCAATTCTTCCAGTATCGTTCTAATCAGCTATCTATCGGTTCAGTTACAATACAGATTCTTGTTCTCCCCGTAGGAAAGTTCATGGCTGCAAAACTCCCAAAGAAACAAGTCTCGATCCCTTTTACAAAATGGTCATTTTCATTGAATCCAGGGCCTTTCAACATGAAAGAACATGTATTGATCACCATATTTGCCAACTGTGGAGCCGGTGGTGTATATGCAGTGTACATCATTACAATTACGAAAGCCTTCTACCACAGAGGGCTCCATCCTGTCGCTGCTATGTTGCTAGCACAAACCACTCAG TTGCTTGGTTATGGATGGGCTGGCATGTTCAGAACAATTCTCGTGGATTCGCCTTACATGTGGTGGCCTGCAACCCTTGTCCAAGTCTCTCTATTCAG GGCATTGCAcgagaaggaaaagagaaaaaagggagAACGTACAAGGCTGCAATTCTTTGCCATCGTCTTCGTTGCAAGCTTTGCTTACTATATTGTTCCTGGCCACTTTTTCCCTTCACTATCAGCTCTCTCCTTTGTTTGCTGGATATGGAAGCGCTCGATCACCGCTCAACAGATCGGTGCAGGGTTAAATGGTCTTGGAATTGGCTCCTTTGGTCTTGACTGGGCGACAGTTGCCTCTTTCTTGGGAACTCCTCTAGCTTACCCTTTCTTTGCCATTGCCAATACTATGGTTGGTTTCATCTTGGTTATGTATGTCCTTGTCCCCATAGCATACTGGTCTAACTTTCGTGAAGCCAAGCGATTTCCCATATTTACCTCTCACACTTTTGATGAAGATGGTCAGATATTCAACATTACCCGTGTTCTTAATGAGAAAACATTCGACCTTAATCTAGTGGAATATGAGAATTATAGCAAACTCTATTTAAGTATCTTCTTCGCCTTCTTATATGGATTGAGTTTTGCATCTCTAACAGCTACCCTTACTCACGTTGCTCTTTTTGACGGAAA aaatatcataaaaatgttGAAGAAGACGACAACTGCAGTGAAAGACGAGTTTAGTGATGTGCACACAAGAATTATGAAGAAGAACTACGCCGTAGTCCCTCAATGGTGGTTTACCGTTATCTTGGTTATATCACTGGCTCTTTCGCTTCTGGCCGTGGAAGGTTTTGACCGACAGCTTCAGCTTCCTTGGTGGGGACTTCTCCTAGCCTGTTTCATTGCTCTAGTATTCACCTTACCCGTTGGAGTTGTTCAGGCGACAACAAACATG CAAATCGGACTAAATGTGATCACAGAATTGGTTATTGGGTACATGTACCCAGGGAAGCCTCTTGCTAACGTGGCTTTCAAGACGTATGGCTACATTAGCATGACACAAGCACTCAGTTTTCTCGGTGACTTCAAAATGGGGCACTATATGAAGATCCCCCCCAAATCTATGTTCATTGTACAG CTAGTTGGAACAGTAGTTTCTTCCACTGTTTACTTTGCCACAGCATGGTGGCTTCTCTCATCTGTTGAAAACATCTGCAATCCAGACTTGCTTCCTGATGGGAGTCCTTGGACCTGTCCTGGAAGCGATGTCTTCTACAATGCTTCAATCATCTGGGGAGTAGTAGGACCTCTCAGAATGTTCACAGACAAGGGAGTCTACCCGGAGCAGAACTGGTGGTTCCTCGTTGGTTTCCTTGCCCCAGTTCCAATGTGGTTTCTCCAGCGCAAATTCCCTGAGAAAAAATGGATAAAGTTGATTCACATCCCCCTTATCCTCAGTGCCTCATCAGCCATGCCATCAGCGAAAACTGTGCACTACTGGTCTTGGGCATTTGTTGGATTTATCTTCAACTACATTATTTACAGGAGGTACAAGAGATGGTGGGCTAAGCACACCTACATCTTATCAGCTGCTTTGGATGCTGGTGTTGCCTTCTTGGGAGTTATCCtttattttacccttcaatCCAAAGATATCTATGGCCCAGCTTGGTGGGGTGCTGACGTTTCTGACCATTGTCCATTGGCAAAATGTCCTACAGCACCAGGGATAAAGGTCAAGGGATGCCCTGTTCTCTAA